From the Lycorma delicatula isolate Av1 chromosome 4, ASM4794821v1, whole genome shotgun sequence genome, the window ttttcttttttttacaattttatcatttctaggaacataaaaatacaaaaataaataaaatctcattaaatattatatgtaatatattatttaacattcttCCTAGAAATATTCTAGGAttctgtttgaataaataaaaatatttgttgatgtaTAAATAGACTGTAaccattttatttacttgaattataaaatataatactgcgTGATGATAGAATTAGTGTgtgaaattacttataaatatacgCTGATGTGATTGTATTAAGATATAAAAGATGTTCACCTTACGAGTTAGtaacaatgaatgaaaattattgcaTGCTACAATAATGTGAAAAGAATAATCAACTTAACTGATGGCTAAAGCCAGCTGGTCAAACGATCATAAAGGCCCTAGtgagtaataagaaaattaacgcTACGATCGTACAGTTTTAAACtgattaatagtttttaacacgtactgtattatattatgtaagtatataaataactttttaacgatataGTGTCGTATATGATCAGTCAGCACtttgttgaattattatgtaGTACACaagggtacttatgtattaacgccaccgcagctacagctttatttaaaaagaaagtaatcaatcggatttcggtggaaaatgaacagtctctttattaattataataaatggttttatttattttataaatataatttaaccaaacttaatttatgctcgcttcgctcgctaaccttgactaattaacaccgtaatttttggagtatttatttaataatttcagttattattgcaattatttattatttaaataatcaaagcactcctgttaattagtcaagggttagcgagcgtaggttaagtttggttaaattatatttataaataaccatttattaaaattaataaagagactgttttgaatctatgttaaactctatatcggcccattttccaccgaaatccgattgccTACTTGTCAatcagatattaaataaaactgtagctgcggtggcgttaatacgtaagtatctATACAAGTCAACTGTAAAACCTAAACCAAtgcagaagttttatttatttatgtctattcataaaaaaaaatttatgtatatgtggTAGAATTcctgttctttttaaatttgtattccgttgtaactatatttattaattaacattaagtattatttattttgttaaatgaaagagaaaaattattaatactgatcAATTGAttgaattatgtttaataatttagttaggtattgatttttttttatgctactaCATAATTTTCACATGTTCTCTCATACTTATGCTCAAGTTAACATCTGTCATCTTAGTAAATTGCTTTGTATATGAAATATGTAGCCATTTTAAATTGGactgatgatttttaaattactcgAAAGATTAAACCAATTTATGTTATTAGGATAGaccatatatttcttatattagcAATCCTAATGTTAAAGGAAGCAAACAAAACTACCAAAtagatttacattttacatttagttaTGGACTATTGTATATAGCCATTTAAATgtgatgaatatatattattgttatcttttttgtggtttttgtttcttcattttattagaaaaatacaattttatagagTCCATCAtaccttttaaaagtaaaataattaaggtaaaaaagaAGGCTACTGTGTTAAAAGCTCAAAACCTGTGGAAAAGTTGTATTCAGCGTAgctattgtttgtatttttcaggtttaagtgaataaaaatttggttgttattttattttattttttcattttttacagaaaatgaatgCATCcattaataatgcattttttgaTGAAGTTCCATTAAAGACGTCTATTGATGTTAAAACAGAATTAGAAGAAAGCATACCTGATgaaacagaatgtttattttcacaatataatGAAGACATGGAGTATGATTgtgtaagtaaaagaaatataattaaaatttcactgggGGAGGGAAAAATGTAGTTTTTGGTTAGTCATTTCTAGCTGATGTAAAAGACACTTAGTTATTgactaatttctattttattgtataatttagcccaacaggttggtctagcggttaactcagaacagaaacttattttaatattactgtagtGTATGAAATCTTTCTGTTGCAGGGAAtagatcataataaattatacacagtgtttcctataaaagaagaaaatgatccTTTAAGTTTAGATAAAAACTGTAACTATGAAgatttgatgtttataaaaaaggaagaacaaTATCAAATTAAACAGGAAGAACTGgtaaagttgtttatttaaaaatataatgtgttcaatcgtttttaatgtaacttattaGTGTTATAATTTGGATTGTTTGCTTAATTCTTACTCTTAAttacacatgtttttttaatctaaacatttCCAGGTTATCAACCTCTGGTAATACAGAGTGATTAGAATTGAAATATACACTTTTGgtagcttataaaaattaaactggtgtATCTGAATACAGAAAATGATATGGttttacagggaatttttttaaagtttatgtttgtATATCTGCTCAGCTGCTAATGTCACTGATTGATGTGTCATGTTACTAGACTGGCAAGGCGGCCACTACTGCAGTAGAGTAAGTTTTTTATGTGTTTGAATTAGCCAAAACATACTCTGTTACTGCTGTGTAATGGCATTTCAGAACAAAATTTGGTAAATCACCATACGGTAAAAGTGTTGGCCACCAAGTAGTCCAGACTTGACACCTTGCAACTACTTTTTATGGGGTTATGTAAAAGACAAAGTTTTTGTACCGCCCCTTCCTGTTGATATCGGCGACTTAATATAACGTATTAGAAATGCTGTTGCTACCATTGACCAATATATGCTTCCACGTGTTTGGAATGAATTCAACAACCATGTTGATATCTGTCGTGTACaccatttgtaacatttataaatatgaacttaAAGTAATCATCtcatctcttaaaaataaatttttaataaatctgttgaatgtgtatattttatttgtaatcacctgtatataaaataatgcatgacaattagaaatatttctgtatttattttgataaaatagtgGCAGAAACTCGCACAATGTTAGTGCAGATATTCAGTTATGATGCTTTTGGCCAAACACAGATCtacgattgatttttaaaaatggtcaAGTATGTGCTGATGATGGTGAATGTTCAGGATGACCATCTATCAGCATtacaccaaatataaaaaatttataatgaaagagatgaaacagaatttaatctaaaattcctgtttcttttacttaaaatattatttacctagttaaaatgttttagcagaaatatttttttaaacatgatttcaaaaGTAGAGTTGTGCAAGCCAGgaacgtatgaaaaaaattaattttataataactgaaaaattatacttaaaaatctgatgtggagtaCAATGCTGCACTCATATAAATATGAAGTGCTGAAAATTATGTGgattgatgtaaaatttttaatataaatttgagaaGAGAGTAGTAAGTTGGCAAGAGTGGTGGGTGGGTTTTGTCTATATTTAGGAATGTTGTTGGACATTGAAGATTAACAAATTGAATTGATTTTTCCTCCACAACCTTGTAtcgaacaaaaataatacaagcataatttattggaaaatcttatgttttgtattactttgtggaattataagttaattaagcattgttatttaagtttttgtgcataacagataaatttaatattttaagaaatataatttaatttttttgttctcataatgtgtgtgtattatatatatatataatacacacacattaTGTGCATAAATTAAGTTTGTATCTCCTTTTTAGATGATTAATGGAGAATTTTATCATCTTAACAGTCTTTTTGGtactgtttataaaagtttttgatgtcctttttctgtttatttttggtgtttacagTAAGTTTAATTTAGATTGATTCATCTTATTCTGTGTTATTCAttgcttatttttactttttttttctcttgaatataatatatatcttttattttaggaTCTTGCTGATAAGACAATTGACGATTCAGTTCTAGAAAATGTTGAGGATAATATTCAGAATACGAAATATATGACTCAGGAAGTGTAAAGATAACGTTTTACGTAATCGCCtacgtaaattattaaataaaatcgacAGCGTTAGTAGTGAtggatttaataatgataaaacattagaatttgaacacgatataagaattaataataatgatgtaagcgATAGATTAGTggagtgtaataaacaaaatattaatgatgcTAAGAAATATACGTGTAATCATTGTGAAAAaacattcaaatcaaaatataatctGATGCATCACAATAATATTCATATCGGGAAAAAAAGTTACCATTGTACATTatgtcaaaagtcattttatcGAAGCGGTgatttaaacagacatttttctattcatatcggtgaaaaaagatttaaatgtaacacttgtgaaaaatcttttaataataatggtaatttaaaGAAACACCTTATAATTCATACAGGTGAGAAGAAATTTacgtgtaatatttgtttaaaggcttttaataatagtagtaatttgAAGAAACACCTTACAGTTCATACTggagagaaaaaatttatatgtaatatttgtttaaaatcttttaataacagTAGCAATTTGACAAAACATCTTATAATTCATACTGGggagaaaaaatttacatgtaatatttgtttaaagtcGTTTAATCAGAATCGTGTTTTAAAGGCACATCTTTCCATTCATACCGGTGAGAAAAAAATTCTCGTGTAATTTTTGTCAATTGTCTTTTAACCAGAGTTGTCATCTGAAGTCACATCTTTCTATTCATACTGGACAGAAGAAATTTACATgtgatttttgtcaaaagtcttttaatagaaaagattagaaaaacatgttattgttcataaagaagaaatttctgtaaaattttcttcataatagtTTATACTTATATAACTTATAAGATTTACTAATGGTACGCagtataaaatttagaagaagtgtttgtattgttttttaaatgtttgtatgaagttagtgtattatttgatgtacagtattattaaattttgtttttaagaattacttatttagttttgttcTACTTGTTAGTAAGTAACCTGTACTTGTTACTTATGTACTTGTAAGTAGATACGTACTTACAAGTACTATAAGTAAGTACTTATTTAAGTACTTGTACATAAGTACTTAAGTAACAAATTCAGTTGTTCTGTAATAATTCTTATAGTTAATCGCCGgtcataccgtatcaagtctctgattcgcttaacattgtcatcactttttgacattaatggtCTTGCAGAGCATctatcgtccgcaactgattcctagccatctgaaaatactttaaatcacctaaaaacttgggctcctAACgaagcgtcatctccatacgtacttttcaattttgaaaaagtttcagtagcattctcacagagtttaacacaaaacttgattgcacaacgttgctcataattagtgtcaatcatttttgtaacacagCAAAAccttgtttcacaaaaagtttgtttacatcttcatgtggcaacaataaaccaaaaataaatcagctgttcatataaccatttGTTTAATGATAACACTTTACAGTGTTATTACtttggctgcaaaaaaaaaatagtctcattactttatttacagacctcatttatgtttaataagtGTAAATGACATTATTTCCCGATCAATAACTTTCttagaaaagaacaaaattaattaaaaagtaagtctcaaatgtaaattttgttacacACGCTTGTTTAAATCAGTTGTAAAAATAGTGaatcattaattcataaaaagataTTCCATATTTCAAGTGTAATTTTATGATTGCAAGtgtgaaatatcatttaaatgaatatcacatgaaaaatcacagttttaaaaattaaatatattctgttgAACATTTATGCAAACATCTAAACAATATTACAACCTTTtattgacttttctttttttagaaatttgaattCTAACATAATTCAAAGTCATATGTGAATACCAGCTGttaacatgaattttaaaataatatgaaaattttttgaactttcttaataaaaatatttcccagCTTAATTTCATAACTTTCCTAGCTACATTAgtcaattcatttttcaattcgattattttaagctctattttttatacttttacaataaattattttttttattgttaaacataaccagaattatgaatttttttttcatatgtttatataaaagtattttttatagttaaatacaaaaaactgattGCTTATACATGTGAAAAGTTTAACGTTGAgactgttttatgtttttgttctttttcaagagctataaaagttattgtaagaaattttaattttattggttttttaaaaataaatctttattaaattaaaattacttgtttgattattcttaaatcttttaaatttaaattttaaagccaaGATGCTCAACAAAAGCAAGGAATAAccaaacaaagtttttaattttagtacagGATTATTACAAATGATATTTCCGATAACAAActtgaattatttacatttaataacactCAACACATGAAAGTAGCATCAATGGAAAGGAAAAGTCAAAAATTTCCAGTGGTTGGTACAGTTGTAGTGTAGTTATCAATTTCATTACTAGgatgataagaaagaaaatagcTGCCAATGAATACAGGAAGATTGTGTACTGGATTTTCACATCTGCTAGTCTGTTATCACTCTGCAACATTTTTAGAAGGAAGTTTGGTGAAGATGCATCCAGTGAGCTGCGTATCCGTAAGAGTGGTATTCTATATTTAAAGCAAGGGGATACATCTATAAGCGAAAGTCAACCAGCCATTTACCAATAAGTGAAAAGTGTAGAGTGTGTGCAAAATTTTTGTACAAGTCCACAGAAATCCATCATCTGGAACAGGATACACGAGGTTTAATTTTTCAGCAGGATGGGCCGCCACCCTACTTACAATTGAATATCAGAAGTGAACTGAATGGGTTCTTTTATGACTAACTCTCCTTCCTCTTATATAAAGCTAAGGCAGTGAGAACATTTCTCTTGCGTTTCATTTGACAAACGTTTGTGTTAAACTGACATGATAAGCACAATTTTctagattttaatttcataagaatCGACTGTTGTACGTTCTCATTTGTGAGAATCTACATTTTTGTTGTTGAGAAGTTTGTGCGGAAATATTCAcggcatttctttctctatttttccttaaactATCATTCCTTCTTGGcaacttttgtttaaatgtcGTCTCATTTGAGTAGCATATTTAGTAGGCTTacccttattttaattatatatatataaaaacataatgtgtgtgtgtaatataaagTACTAGATGCCACTAAAACATattgtaacttaaatatattaaataaaatatataactaaagtaaaagtatttgcaacaaatatttatttttgaagtctgtgccagtcaacacaatttaaaaaaaaaaaaaactagaaattctggaattaaaaaatcaggaattaatcaagaaaaattataaatttctgtaagaAGTTTTCTATGAAgacgaaaacaaaataaaagtagtaacaGAATAATTCAAGGAAAGGACCAGTTAAAAActtaaacaggaaaaggaaagagtATAGGACATTAGAAAAAGTGTTAAATGTCATTCCATAGTaagctgaaacaaaataaaaaagtcaggattaaaaaaaatctgaaattgcgaagacattttttctttttggggcCACCATactcaacataatttttaagataatacctaaatgatgataataaattaagaaaaggtttttgtacaaagatacaaccataattttaaataaaaaagtgttgatAAGTTTtgactaataaaattttgaattttaaatgcaGTGTGTAACatgcaagataatttttttttaatttatttaaaatttaaatccatcgaCCACTAGAGATGGgttgagaaaaaatgttttatagtggtttgaaggatTACGATATAATAgatgcaaaaaacgtttttctgaaataTGATTTAtctagtcatttatttttttttttggaaaggagtgaatattacatgaatatttttggaaaacaataaacattttggtCAAAACACCAATCCCCACCCCCACCTCTTTTcccaaatttttgcaaaaatttaatatttgcctCCAGGGGATAAGACctgtttacaaattataaagaaaatctgtCAACCCGGCTTCAGAGTTATATGTTACAGAGATATATgttacaggccaacatacatacttACCATACATCTgtctgacaaaaattattttttggattttagagcATTGATTTTTGGTTGCTCTTTTcacagatttacattttttttttttttgctgccagaaggaccaattagtcatttatgtttagtctttcttatcttccaatagtcttcattttcctggaaaaatcccttttccattcctctgtccaaaccgtccccgttctctttttaggcttttctgcaaattttaacaccgggcaagttgttataatttccagatcctgttctgagatcttgcagtgcaatgcatgcttctttgatgtcttgaagcacCTCAGTGAGCCACACTGGTAGTgtttttagctttagcaatcTTTCCAAGAGTTGTTTACTTTTCTTTGATTCCTCCAAATGCAATAGGTggctaaagaatttttttctcttctttcttatttcttctgtaattggttTAACGACCTCATAGATTTTACGGTTTGGGAGTAATCTCCACTTTCCTTCCACCAAGTTTACCCCGCCAATACAGGACCTTACAatccttctttctattttggctaatttttcagttctcgatgctatcttgatttgacccagtgtttcacttccatacattACTACCGGTTTGATCACCTTATTATAGTATCTTATCTTGGCTTGTTTGGAGATGCATTTCTTGTTATAGGTGTTTCGTGTGACCACTTGTGCCATTACTAGTCTGTGTGCTCTTTCTtgcctttctttattttctcgtttagattccatgtgatggattcatctaaatatttaaattttcatactatTTTAATTCTGCGACCATTGATTTCCAAATGTTTCTGCTGTGTCTTTCTAGTGAACATTGCTTCTGTCTGCTTGTACGAGATCTGAAGTCCAATTTTCGCTGCGATAGAGGCCAATGATTCTATCTGGTGTTCAGCCTCTTCCTctgtatttacaatttatttaaatctattttttattttttcgttttgagAAACATCAGGAAAGTATTCTTTTATTCATTCCCCAGCAGGGAGACTCTTTTATAAATACCTAAAaggaataacttaattttattacgcAATATAAAAGGTGatctttgttatattataaataaaaactaagttttttttttaatgtcttatttaatgcatcattttttttttaaaaaaacaattataatgaaaacataGCAAAAAACAGAATCAAATTTAACAGGAAagaaacacaacaaaaaattaagatgaaattaaaataagaaaacaaaatgaaattatttacaaaaattaatacatgaCGAATGGTGAGCCTGGATCAGAATTATTATGTTCTTTGAAGTTAGGTGTGCTTGCATCAAAATGAATATCTTCTTCGAAGCCTGAATCAGAAGATTTATCTTCTTCAAAGGTAAATGAATctgtaacagtatttttaacttttttgaggtCAGGATAGCCTGGATGGAAAACCTGATCGTGCAGCTGAAAGCTTAACTCTAAATCTTCTTGTATTTTGAACTTATTCATGATTTCATTTCCATTATAGTTAAGTCttcttaaattgaaaaagaacttTTCACTGGTAGCAATCTCTTtatgtgaattattaatataattctttataattccattttcctggtttacaattatattatttttcgtaattcttctaacctgtattttatttcatcacaGTTTTTGTGCACAGTGAAAAACTCAAGATATCTTTTTTCGTTCAGCTTCATTTCATCAATTAGTTTTTCACGTGATAAGATTCAAGCGTGTAAGTCAGGCGTAACAGTTCTGTATAATGATACTTGCTCCTGTAATTTATCCGACCTTTTATTGCTAGCCAATAAATCGGAACTTAACttctctactttttttattagctgagaattacttttattaacttcGACTACTTTTTTAGGCTTCCTGACTTTTTCCTTAGTTTCTCATTTTCAGACTTGCGTTCAGATATTTCCGACTCTAAAGCCATTACAGTCTCTTGGTAGAGACTGTTTTTTTGCGGTGAGATTCAAAGTGAAACATCTTTTAGACATGATTaatcatttcagttttttaatatccagttgtaaattttcatttatatccttttcaaaatgatacttatttttaatataagacgGCTTTCAGTTCTTCGCAGGcctgttttcttttttaggtgacatttggaattatttttttgtatctttttcttaCAATCGCTAGCTGTTTTAAAACAAGAAGAAGTTGAGTTTTTAACGAATACATCCATTTTTGGCTCGCCTATTTATAAATTCTTGTCGTTAAATAAATACCAGAAGGATGCGTGTGacattattataaatcttaatgGTCAAATATTCCAtgcatagaaaaatgtaaaaaatattattaattgtatagtttatgcttattgtagaataattcttaatattagtAAATTCTTCATGTAGTGACCACGAATAAAgcgtttaataatatgaattcaatataattcaaatttataatatttgcatCACTCGGTAAccgaataaaaatctgatgtgggcactacatgaattctttgtatgcctattaaattacatattcacattttttttttaaaagaagtacataaaattttattttattaatctgattttttattaatgaattattaattattttaaaagttttttttacaatctgaggtttaattattctgaatttaaggggatatggagtaacaatgaaatttacaatttttttttaatttctcagtaacaaatgaagatatcagctttaattttttttttgcgtaatcttcatgtgaatatctaaaaaccaatttctagattttttaaattctgagtttcaagggttaaaatggttttttgaatttttgttaaaccttggctatttttttaatatctctgtaACAAATGGATAAATCAACCTAATTTTTGAATGAGtttataatcttcatgtgaataaaacattactagatattttaaattcgaccttgaaaggagtgaagaaatgtaaaaaaatgtttgaacaatgattgtaaattttcccaatcgtGACCatattaaatgagatattcagtacaTTTGGGCTtggaaatactcttcagataaatatttaaaaaccgtttttgtgtttttttgaatttcatttcttttcaggGGTGCGTAGGTATATGGTGCTGTGGCTCaaacaacacagccactgccaccgttaatGTATGTGTGATTGGCTGCACttgcttgactaaaaaacaaaacaagaagatTGACCGCCACAGGAAACACAAATAACCACATAGCGCAGGCAAAGCTGTGACAGGGAACTagtataatacatatatgtactagataccactaaaaattgtgaagtagaataatttataaaaaagtaaaaataaaagccgactttaaaaaacaatagtactaaaatgttacaaataattatatttttatttattaactaaagtaaaaagtatttacaacaaataactatttttgaagtcggtgtcaGCTAacgcaagttaaataaaaaaaaacaacatatgatCTATATTATACAAGTACTACTtgaaacaatgcaaaattggtattagaagttttactataataaaatgagatctacagaaatgtaacaaaaaatatgtgaCATACAAATATATGCtataagaatactttatagatgcttaggtacatacgaggtgtgacaataaagtaatgagactgatttttctttgcaagatgtggcaaccttgcagcttgcgtaggcacaccatctttgaccttggtctataagctacttctagtccaagcggcacattgatgcgactgctcggtcgtgagttgtgctgtaataaatgaacacgtgtttgtgtctctcgtcacagaaatgaaaccgcaaaatattgcgcgacggtatgccgtttctttttgcgttaaatcgggtgaaaacgcgacgacaacttacggtaagcttcagaaggcttttggagaggaggttatgtcaagagctcaagtttttcggcggcataaaatttttagtgaaggcagaacgaatgttgaagatgaagaccgcagtggacgaccttcaacctcacggacagatgtcaacttgaccggggtgcgtgaaatcgtacgatctgatcgaagattatccgtgaaaatgattgcagaagaattcaacatcaatcgagaaacggttcgtctaatattaactgaagatcttggtacgagaaagatttgtgcaaaaacggtccccaaaaatctcacacaacaacagcgagaaacgcggaaaaatgtggca encodes:
- the LOC142324287 gene encoding uncharacterized protein LOC142324287; protein product: MNASINNAFFDEVPLKTSIDVKTELEESIPDETECLFSQYNEDMEYDCGIDHNKLYTVFPIKEENDPLSLDKNCNYEDLMFIKKEEQYQIKQEELDLADKTIDDSVLENVEDNIQNTKYMTQEV